ACCAGCGGTGTCGTTGCGAAAACGATCAAAGCTGCCGATGCTAAATCGCGCAGCCAACTGCTTGCGAAATACACCACACTCAACGGCAACGAACGCGTCCTGTTGGACTTGCCGAACCTTGTCAACGTGGATGCAAAGACCCGTACCGGCGTGACGGCAGCAATGGACAGCTACCTTGCCTCCATTCCTCCATCCAAGCGCTATGCTGCCAACTACTACACGATCAAAGATGTGCGGCAGAAACTCGGATCGGGCACAAACAGCCTAGGTAAGCACCGTCTATACGTACTGATCGAAGGCCCAAGCACAGCCACTGACGACGACGTGATCCTGGAATGGAAGCAGGAAGTTACCAGTTCGATTACCATCGCTGCACCAACACAGATGCCCGCCTCCATCTATCACAACCACGAGGGTGAACGCGTAGCACGCACAGCCAAAGCTCAGACCCTCCATGCCGACACGCTCATTGGCTATACGAGCATCGGCGACACACCATACTACGTGCATGAGAAATCACCGTATCAGGAAGATCTAGAACCAACGGCACTGGATAGCGCTGGCAAACTGACCGCCGCCGCCGTCTATCTCGGTCAGGCGCTGGCCTCAGCACATGCACTGGCCGACCAGGACAACGATCTGAATGTAGTCGGCTACAACATCGACAAGCAAATCCACCACACCGTCAGTAACAAGAGACAACTGGAAGAGGAACTGCGCCAGTTCGCGTTCGACTACACTGCACAAGTACTGCTGGACTGGCAGAGCTTCGTTACGGCCTATCGTGCTGGCACGCCGCTGTACTGACCACCACATGCAGACCCCAGCGTTGCATTGCGCTTTGGATATGCCTGCCTAATGCCATCCATGGCAGCGGCTGACATCAGCATGTGCCGAATACCAAACACCACGGAGTAGCAATACACCTGACCGCCAGCAAAGAATTAAGTTCACACAATGCCTTGCACCACCATGAAGACACCGTGTACCTGACATCGCATTTACAAAATGTAACGGCTCAAATCTGGATCCTTCACTAACTCCCCCAGGTGCGCATTCACATAAGCCGCATCAATAGTCACACGCTGGCCATCACGATCCGGAGCCTCATAACTCAGCGTTTCCAACAATCTTTCCAGGACCGTATGCAAACGCCGCGCACCAATGTTCTCCTGACGCTCGTTGACCAAATAGGCAATCTCGGCTAGGCGGTCAATCGCATCATCTGTAAAATCAAGCAACACACCTTCCGTTTTCAGTAATTCCTGGTATTGCTTGGTCAGCGCTGCCTTGGGCTCTGTCAGGATACGGATAAAATCAGCTTTACTCAGCGCATCCAACTCGACCCGAATCGGGAAACGGCCTTGCAGCTCCGGAATCAAATCGCTTGGTTTGGTGAGGTGGAATGCACCAGAAGCAATGAACAAAATGTGATTGGTCCTGATCGTCCCGTACTTAGTCGACACATTCGAGCCCTCTACCAATGGAAGCAGGTCGCGCTGCACACCTTCGCGACTCACATCACCACCACCAACGGTATCACCACGTTTAACGACCTTATCAATCTCATCAATAAAGACAATGCCGTTCTGTTCACAAGCATCAATCGCTGCAGCACGGATTTCGTCTTCGTTGACCAGCTTGGCTGCCTCTTCTTCGATTAATAACGGGCGTGCTGCCTTAATCATCAGCTTGCGCTTCTGAGACTTGCCCCCCCCAAGGTTGGAGAACATCTGACGCAGCTGCTGACCCATTTCCTCCATGCCAGGAGGAGTCATAATGTCCATACTCACATTAACAGCCACGTCCAACTCGATCTCGCGCTCGTCCAGCTCGCCGCTGCGCAGCATACGACGGAACTTTGCTCTGGTCTCGGTCTCATGCTCAGAGGGTTCTTGGCGTACGGTATCGGCATCGAAACCGATACCAACGCTGCGGCGCGGCAACAGCGCGTCAAGGATACGCTCCTCAGCGTACTCCTCAGCTTGAGTGCGTACACGCACCTTAGCCTGCTCACGATAAAGCTTGACTGCGGTATCGACCAAATCACGCCCAATTTGCTCCACATCCTTGCCGACGTAGCCAACCTCAGTGAAACACGTCGCCTCGACTTTGACGAACGGCGCGTTGGCCAGCGTCGCCAAACGGCGTGCAATCTCAGTCTTACCCACACCAGTCGGACCGATCATCAAAATGTTCTTGGGCATCACCTCATTACGCAGATCTTCAGGCAACTGCATACGGCGCCAACGATTACGCAGCGCAATCGCAACCGCCCGCTTCGCTGCATGCTGACCGACAATATGGCGATCAAGCTCCTGCACGATCTCGCGTGGTGTCATGGTTGAGGAAGTGACATCTGGCTTAGAAGACATAGATAAACTCTAGATTGCGGCCGCAGCCATGCTGAATAACAAAGTAGAAGAACGAAGCATCCATACTTATAACTCGTCGACCACCACGTTACGATTGGTATAGATACAGATATTGCCAGCGATGCCAATCGCCTCGGTCGCGATAGTTCTGGCATCCAGCGCAGTATGTGCCATCAGCGCACGCGCCGCGGAAAGCGCATAGCTGCCACCGGAGCCGATCGCAACGATGCCATCTTCCGGCTCGATCACATCACCAGTACCACTGATCACCAGTGAGGTTTCCCTATCGGCCACCACCAACAGCGCCTCAAGCTTGCCCAGGCGACGCTCGGTACGCCAGTCCTTGGCCAGTTCCACTGCCGCACGGCTCAACTGACCATGTTTTTCCAACTTGCCCTCAAACAGCTCAAACAACGTGAATGCATCAGCCGCTGCACCAGCGAAGCCAGCCAGGACCTGGCCCTCACGCCCTAAACGACGCACCTTACGCGCATTGCTCTTCATCACCGTGTGACCCAACGTGACTTGACCATCGCCAGCAATAGCGACCTTATCGCCACGACGTATGCAAACGATCGTGGTGGCATGAAAAACGTTAGGTATCTGACTAGGTTCCATGGAATCTCCAAAGGGTTTCTTGAAAGTGGGGACGCCTCCCGACGCTTCAAGCCAAACGGCTGCAACGATTCAGCACATACCACAATTGATGCCAACAGACTGCGTGCATACTTGGTTTCCACCTCGTTTCACACTGCCATGCATACCCCCTGACTGTAACGGAATCGACGCATCACGCCAGAATGCAGCTTCATCCACTCAGTTTTGACGACTATTCAGCGCGATCCTGACGCGGCGCTGACATATGACGACATCGCCTGACAATGCTCTACACAAATTGTGTTGTGTAGAAAACAGGACTCCAAACATACCGGAATGTAATGTTCAACCATACCAACCACCGTATTTGGCACGTTGCTGGGCTGCTTTCCAATAGCTTTAATGACACCTGGACACACTCAATAACATAATTTCGACTCATCTTCCTTTCTCACCCGTTACATCTGGAGCAGCATAAATAATGCACGCAACTGCGCCATGTACTTTGCAAAACCACATGTCACGCGGATTAACAAGCTAAGAAATAAAGACTCCGCCTTGGACTGGATAACGATCTTGATATGTTCCACCTGGTCGGCCAGGTCACCTACCAACTCGACCTACCCCAATATCTTGACCTTTGTCGGGTTGTATCACACATGTCCCAGCGCACCTCGGTCCTAGCGGCATTGGACCTCTTATCGCCCCATGGTATTCACGCATCACCCTAAGGCTGGTTCACCTGCCCACGCAACACACTGTCGATCTGAATCATGCCGCTCACGTTGCCGTCAGTACCGCGCATCGTATGCATTCACCAGGGATAGGCATTCCCACCAGTATGCACTTTCATGCTGAGATAACACCTCCACCTTTTCCTGGATGAGATGACTAAACAGCGACACGTTGTATCGTGCTTCTTCTTGCATGGAGTCAATGTGCAATATCACCGTAACGTCCAAGCGAGCAGCCTGATTTTGGCCCTGGCAGGCAAGGCGACACGTGTCTGGAACAATCCGACAATGACACCATGGTACGAATGTTGATCGTATACAGGCCTTCCGCCAATACACTCATCCCATATAGCTGTAAGCGAATAAAAGCATCCATACCAGACACGGCTCGTTATGGCAGCACCACCTCAATCACTTTTCCGGATAAACATCCGAACGTTGCCATGAGAATCAATCCAGCGAAGACCACAGCAGCATCCATAAGGTTCAGATCGGAGTTGCCAAACACCCTGGAATACAGCCCCTGATACATCCACCAATACAGCCAGGGAACGTCTGTCCAACATCGCTTCCAAATACAGGCACACACGTGCCGCTAAAACGTACTGGAACTGAAACAGCAATCGATGCTGTCTCCATTGCTTGCCAAGAATGAGATTACGGATTAGTCCGTTATCAATGCCCATCGCGATCATGTTGCGCCAATCGCGGAGCAACGCCAAGCAATTTGACATCCACCATAAACAACACATCGCGCTACCAGATAGCCCTTTTGTGTTCATATTTGGCACGTTGACAGATGTCGAACTTCGTCAGAACCTCAACCAGCGTCTTTCCCATCCGCTCAACGATAAAAGGTTTTCCATTGCGTCAATAAATAACCAGGAATTCAGTCGCCGCATTCACGTACTGAATCATCGTTCTCAAGGGATATGTAACACCATCAAACCAACGTACTTCGCAAGCGCAACGGTCAACACCATATGGCAC
This region of Xylella taiwanensis genomic DNA includes:
- a CDS encoding DUF2252 domain-containing protein, with the translated sequence MLPRISGFLLIGLPLISHATAMTQRASWVISHIRDYNHPYATSKTELDTKMAKMAESAYAFYRGTVHLFYQDMKTWPSSQWSTPKTGFTWLNGDPHLGNFDAERNSKGKVVFKVADFDEGHLGQYIWDLRRLAVSMVLAGRDNGLSNADIEKAIETMVRAYLKKIATFSKGNAEKHFLLDADNTSGVVAKTIKAADAKSRSQLLAKYTTLNGNERVLLDLPNLVNVDAKTRTGVTAAMDSYLASIPPSKRYAANYYTIKDVRQKLGSGTNSLGKHRLYVLIEGPSTATDDDVILEWKQEVTSSITIAAPTQMPASIYHNHEGERVARTAKAQTLHADTLIGYTSIGDTPYYVHEKSPYQEDLEPTALDSAGKLTAAAVYLGQALASAHALADQDNDLNVVGYNIDKQIHHTVSNKRQLEEELRQFAFDYTAQVLLDWQSFVTAYRAGTPLY
- the hslU gene encoding ATP-dependent protease ATPase subunit HslU, whose translation is MSSKPDVTSSTMTPREIVQELDRHIVGQHAAKRAVAIALRNRWRRMQLPEDLRNEVMPKNILMIGPTGVGKTEIARRLATLANAPFVKVEATCFTEVGYVGKDVEQIGRDLVDTAVKLYREQAKVRVRTQAEEYAEERILDALLPRRSVGIGFDADTVRQEPSEHETETRAKFRRMLRSGELDEREIELDVAVNVSMDIMTPPGMEEMGQQLRQMFSNLGGGKSQKRKLMIKAARPLLIEEEAAKLVNEDEIRAAAIDACEQNGIVFIDEIDKVVKRGDTVGGGDVSREGVQRDLLPLVEGSNVSTKYGTIRTNHILFIASGAFHLTKPSDLIPELQGRFPIRVELDALSKADFIRILTEPKAALTKQYQELLKTEGVLLDFTDDAIDRLAEIAYLVNERQENIGARRLHTVLERLLETLSYEAPDRDGQRVTIDAAYVNAHLGELVKDPDLSRYIL
- the hslV gene encoding ATP-dependent protease subunit HslV, whose amino-acid sequence is MEPSQIPNVFHATTIVCIRRGDKVAIAGDGQVTLGHTVMKSNARKVRRLGREGQVLAGFAGAAADAFTLFELFEGKLEKHGQLSRAAVELAKDWRTERRLGKLEALLVVADRETSLVISGTGDVIEPEDGIVAIGSGGSYALSAARALMAHTALDARTIATEAIGIAGNICIYTNRNVVVDEL